Proteins found in one Paenibacillus dendritiformis genomic segment:
- a CDS encoding DUF2871 family protein: MKKLYVTSFIYAVLGLLAGVFFREFTKLNGFTDYTMLKPLHTHLLVLGFLFFLVLLILARLFRVHEVRSFTAWYYVYNAGMLMTIGTMTTRGILQVLGRDMNGLNHMAGLGHAIVGAAIIWLMVLLGKTLKEPARQ; this comes from the coding sequence ATGAAAAAGCTGTATGTGACATCATTTATTTATGCTGTGCTCGGGCTATTAGCCGGTGTTTTTTTCAGAGAGTTCACCAAGTTGAACGGTTTTACGGACTATACGATGCTGAAGCCGCTGCATACCCATCTGCTCGTGCTCGGCTTCCTCTTCTTCCTCGTGCTCCTCATCCTGGCGCGCCTGTTCCGCGTGCACGAAGTCCGCTCGTTCACAGCGTGGTACTATGTGTACAATGCCGGCATGCTGATGACGATCGGCACGATGACAACGCGCGGCATCCTGCAGGTGCTCGGCCGGGACATGAACGGCCTGAACCATATGGCCGGACTGGGGCATGCGATTGTGGGCGCCGCCATCATCTGGCTCATGGTCCTG